One Dietzia sp. JS16-p6b genomic window carries:
- the dut gene encoding dUTP diphosphatase: MNNPDHSSGGGPLRLRRLDTGLPVPSRAHPSDAGIDLYSAEDLVLEPGHRSLVGTGVSVAIPDGYAGLVHPRSGLAARAGLSIVNAPGTVDAGYRGEIKVNLVNLDPSEPVRIGRGDRIAQLLIQRVELWEVLEVDELDQTARGDRGHGSTGGHHRLA, encoded by the coding sequence ATGAACAACCCGGATCACTCCTCCGGAGGCGGGCCGTTGCGTCTACGGAGGTTGGACACGGGCCTCCCGGTGCCGTCCCGCGCCCACCCCTCGGACGCGGGTATCGATCTCTACTCCGCCGAGGATCTCGTGCTGGAGCCCGGACATCGTTCACTGGTGGGCACGGGGGTCTCCGTGGCCATCCCGGACGGATACGCGGGACTCGTCCACCCCAGATCCGGGCTCGCCGCGCGTGCGGGTCTCTCGATCGTCAACGCCCCGGGGACCGTCGATGCGGGATACCGGGGCGAGATCAAGGTCAACCTCGTGAACCTCGATCCGTCCGAGCCGGTGCGGATCGGCCGCGGAGACCGGATCGCACAGTTGCTCATCCAGAGGGTCGAACTCTGGGAGGTCCTCGAGGTCGACGAGCTCGATCAGACCGCCCGGGGCGACCGGGGTCACGGGTCGACCGGCGGTCACCACCGCCTGGCCTGA
- a CDS encoding inositol monophosphatase family protein, protein MSEQTVEGLAGRDHPVDVDELRVFAERLAVSGGGVARRMLERFDSSGLDPRAKSSATDPVTVIDTTVERHLRELVSTERPGDRVLGEEGGEEVSEEPAATGRGVVRWVVDPVDGTVNLLYGIPFTAVSVAAEVDGVVVAGAVHNIVTGETWTAAVGRGSSLRSAAGTVTELAASSCDDLSMALVGTGFSYDAEIRAEQGRTVAALLPTIRDIRRCGSAALDLCMVATGRVDAYFERCLKPWDHAAGALIAAEAGAMVRVAADDEVPTVAAAPGVAEELLAALEALGDPVSS, encoded by the coding sequence GTGTCGGAGCAGACGGTGGAGGGCCTCGCCGGACGAGACCATCCGGTGGATGTCGACGAGTTGAGGGTGTTCGCGGAGCGGCTCGCGGTCTCGGGCGGGGGCGTCGCCCGGCGGATGCTGGAGCGGTTCGACTCCTCGGGGCTCGATCCACGCGCCAAGAGTTCGGCGACCGACCCGGTCACCGTCATCGATACCACCGTCGAGCGGCACCTGCGCGAGCTGGTGAGCACCGAGCGGCCGGGCGACCGGGTCCTGGGTGAGGAGGGCGGCGAGGAGGTCAGCGAGGAGCCCGCGGCCACGGGACGGGGTGTGGTCAGGTGGGTGGTGGATCCGGTCGACGGCACCGTGAACCTCCTCTACGGGATCCCCTTCACGGCCGTCTCCGTGGCCGCCGAGGTCGACGGGGTGGTGGTCGCGGGGGCGGTGCACAACATCGTCACCGGTGAGACCTGGACCGCAGCGGTCGGCCGCGGATCCAGCCTCCGATCCGCCGCGGGAACGGTCACCGAACTCGCCGCGTCATCGTGTGACGATCTGTCGATGGCGCTCGTCGGCACCGGGTTCTCCTACGATGCGGAGATCCGTGCGGAGCAGGGGCGGACGGTCGCGGCCCTTCTCCCGACCATCCGTGACATCAGGCGGTGTGGCTCCGCGGCGTTGGACCTGTGCATGGTCGCCACCGGCCGCGTCGACGCCTACTTCGAGCGCTGCCTCAAGCCATGGGACCACGCGGCCGGGGCGCTGATCGCGGCCGAGGCCGGCGCGATGGTGAGGGTCGCCGCCGACGACGAGGTCCCCACCGTCGCCGCCGCGCCCGGTGTGGCGGAGGAACTCCTGGCCGCGCTCGAGGCCCTCGGGGACCCCGTCAGCAGTTGA
- a CDS encoding DUF3093 domain-containing protein, whose amino-acid sequence MTEDDLRPSPDRVPRPVHSERLRVPGWWWLVLAAVTALVVAVASILGAPWWLWLLCVVVPALFAWLFITVGRESIEVESDGQGGGTLYAGRARLPFEAIARSAVVPATAKQAAMGRQLDPEAFVVHRGYVPTMVIVVLDDPLDPTPYWLISTRDPEGLAAALPDTRYS is encoded by the coding sequence GTGACCGAAGATGATCTCCGACCGTCTCCCGACCGTGTCCCGCGTCCCGTTCACTCGGAACGATTGCGGGTACCGGGATGGTGGTGGCTCGTGCTGGCCGCCGTCACCGCCCTCGTCGTCGCGGTGGCCTCGATCCTGGGCGCCCCGTGGTGGCTGTGGCTCCTGTGCGTGGTCGTGCCCGCCCTGTTCGCCTGGCTCTTCATCACGGTCGGTCGCGAGAGTATCGAGGTCGAGTCCGACGGTCAGGGCGGAGGAACCCTCTATGCGGGCCGGGCGCGTCTGCCGTTCGAGGCGATCGCGCGCAGCGCCGTCGTGCCCGCGACCGCGAAGCAGGCCGCGATGGGCCGTCAGCTCGACCCGGAGGCGTTCGTCGTACATCGCGGTTACGTCCCCACCATGGTGATCGTCGTTCTGGACGACCCGCTGGACCCCACGCCCTACTGGCTGATCAGTACTCGCGACCCGGAGGGCCTCGCGGCCGCCCTGCCGGACACGCGCTATAGCTGA
- a CDS encoding DUF4193 domain-containing protein — MATDYDAPRRTEADELAGDSLEELKARRAEGATGEVDVDETDTAESYELPGADLSGEELTVRVIPEQDNEFTCGECFLVHHRSRFAEERDGLPICVDCAG; from the coding sequence ATGGCAACCGACTACGACGCACCCCGCCGGACCGAAGCCGACGAGCTGGCCGGCGATTCGCTGGAGGAACTCAAGGCCCGAAGGGCGGAGGGTGCCACCGGCGAGGTCGACGTCGACGAGACGGACACCGCCGAGTCCTACGAGCTCCCCGGGGCGGACCTCTCGGGGGAGGAACTCACCGTCCGTGTGATCCCCGAGCAGGACAACGAGTTCACCTGCGGCGAGTGTTTCCTCGTCCATCACCGCAGCCGGTTCGCCGAGGAGAGGGACGGTCTGCCGATCTGCGTGGACTGCGCCGGCTGA
- the cei gene encoding envelope integrity protein Cei, producing the protein MRSPYVLFVVAALVLGCLVWVTALRGSDAATQAAACPVTPAAQEAGLEEQPAGALDSVEPAVLSDTRIRVLNANGQSGQAGAVAAQLAERGFQPVGADATGNDPIYAQDLECHGQIRYGEAGQASARSLSLAAPCMQLVSDGRTDPSVDLVLGTIFSRLSDSAESVGALDELKLGRQPISAELDAARSVNC; encoded by the coding sequence ATGCGCAGCCCCTACGTCCTGTTCGTGGTGGCCGCGCTGGTCCTCGGGTGTCTCGTGTGGGTGACCGCCCTGAGGGGGAGCGATGCGGCGACACAGGCCGCCGCCTGCCCGGTGACGCCGGCCGCGCAGGAGGCGGGCCTGGAGGAGCAACCCGCCGGTGCGCTCGACTCCGTCGAGCCGGCCGTGCTGTCGGACACGAGGATCCGGGTGCTCAACGCGAACGGGCAGAGCGGGCAGGCGGGCGCGGTCGCCGCCCAGCTCGCCGAGCGCGGATTCCAACCGGTGGGGGCCGACGCCACCGGCAATGACCCCATCTACGCCCAGGATCTGGAGTGCCACGGCCAGATCCGGTACGGGGAGGCCGGCCAGGCGAGCGCGCGCTCGCTCTCGCTCGCGGCGCCGTGCATGCAGTTGGTGTCCGACGGGCGGACCGATCCGTCGGTGGACCTGGTGCTCGGGACGATCTTCTCCCGGTTGTCGGACTCGGCCGAGAGCGTCGGGGCCCTCGACGAGCTGAAGCTGGGGCGTCAACCGATCTCCGCCGAGCTGGACGCGGCGCGCTCGGTCAACTGCTGA
- the ppgK gene encoding polyphosphate--glucose phosphotransferase — MPTTSPSERTQESDTPTGVGVDVGGTGIKVGRVDLGTGELVGDRLTRPTPQPATPDAVAGVIRSMVEELGWDGPVGVALPSVIHDGIARIAHNIDGSWVGCDVVALFAEHLPGRPVVMLNDADAAGITEVHYGAGEGVDGLVILLTFGTGIGSALLLNGHLIPNTEFGHLLVHDIDGRGVDEAEHLASAAVRHRDGLTYEQWAPHVSNVLRSLEDLLWPRAFVIGGAISEAAEEWFPLLENRTPVRVAVRRGDAGIIGAALYAAASTGLLDLDATVSPSDH; from the coding sequence ATGCCGACCACCAGCCCCTCCGAGCGCACCCAGGAATCGGACACCCCCACCGGCGTGGGGGTGGACGTCGGTGGCACCGGGATCAAGGTCGGCCGGGTCGATCTGGGCACCGGCGAGCTCGTCGGCGACCGGCTGACACGCCCGACCCCGCAGCCGGCGACACCGGACGCCGTCGCCGGGGTCATCCGCTCGATGGTCGAGGAGCTCGGGTGGGACGGACCGGTGGGCGTGGCGCTACCCAGCGTCATCCACGACGGGATCGCGCGGATCGCCCACAACATCGACGGCTCCTGGGTGGGCTGCGACGTCGTCGCACTGTTCGCCGAACACCTCCCGGGGCGCCCGGTGGTGATGCTCAACGACGCCGACGCCGCGGGGATCACGGAGGTGCACTACGGCGCCGGCGAGGGTGTGGACGGCCTGGTGATCCTCCTGACCTTCGGCACGGGCATCGGGTCGGCGCTGCTGCTGAACGGTCATCTGATCCCCAACACGGAGTTCGGGCACCTTCTGGTCCACGACATCGACGGTCGGGGGGTCGACGAGGCCGAACACCTCGCCTCCGCGGCGGTGCGGCATCGTGACGGGCTGACCTACGAGCAGTGGGCACCGCACGTGTCCAACGTCCTGCGGTCCCTCGAGGACCTGCTCTGGCCGCGCGCCTTCGTCATCGGGGGCGCGATCAGCGAGGCCGCCGAGGAGTGGTTCCCGCTGCTGGAGAACCGTACCCCGGTTCGCGTGGCGGTCCGACGTGGCGACGCCGGGATCATCGGGGCCGCCCTGTACGCGGCGGCGAGCACCGGACTGCTGGACCTGGACGCGACGGTGTCCCCGTCCGACCACTGA
- a CDS encoding RNA polymerase sigma factor — protein MPVSHRITGCEGAFVAATKTTSSDSAMSGDPSDTEVTGEAPAKKTSASRTPGKKTAAAKKTAAKKTAPAKKTAAKKTAAKKTAAKKTAGAGEPADAAPIDDAPVEALEVEPDTAELEDVEVDVVDVEDAEADEETKDGPTAKDKASGDFVWDEDESEALRQARKDAELTASADSVRAYLKQIGKVALLNAEEEVELAKRIEAGLYATWFMAQVAERGEKLTTAQRRDYKWIERDGVRAKNHLLEANLRLVVSLAKRYTGRGMAFLDLIQEGNLGLIRAVEKFDYTKGYKFSTYATWWIRQAITRAMADQARTIRIPVHMVEVINKLGRIQRELLQDLGREPTPEELAKEMDITPEKVLEIQQYAREPISLDQTIGDEGDSQLGDFIEDSEAVVAVDAVSFTLLQDQLRSVLDTLSEREAGVVRLRFGLTDGLPRTLDEIGQVYGVTRERIRQIESKTMSKLRHPSRSQVLRDYLD, from the coding sequence ATCCCCGTTTCCCATCGAATCACCGGTTGTGAAGGGGCGTTTGTGGCAGCCACGAAGACCACCAGTTCGGATTCCGCGATGAGCGGCGATCCGTCGGACACAGAGGTCACGGGCGAGGCCCCCGCCAAGAAGACCTCGGCGAGCAGGACACCCGGGAAGAAGACCGCTGCCGCCAAGAAGACCGCGGCCAAGAAGACCGCTCCCGCCAAGAAGACGGCAGCCAAGAAGACCGCCGCGAAGAAGACCGCGGCCAAGAAGACGGCGGGTGCGGGCGAGCCCGCGGACGCCGCGCCGATCGATGACGCACCCGTCGAGGCCCTCGAGGTCGAACCGGACACCGCCGAACTCGAGGACGTCGAGGTCGACGTCGTCGACGTCGAGGACGCGGAGGCCGACGAGGAGACCAAGGACGGCCCCACCGCCAAGGACAAGGCGTCGGGAGACTTCGTCTGGGACGAGGACGAGTCCGAGGCCCTCCGCCAGGCCCGCAAGGACGCCGAGCTCACCGCGTCCGCCGACTCCGTCCGCGCCTACCTCAAGCAGATCGGCAAGGTCGCCCTGCTCAACGCCGAGGAGGAGGTCGAGCTGGCCAAGCGGATCGAGGCCGGCCTCTACGCCACCTGGTTCATGGCGCAGGTCGCGGAGCGCGGTGAGAAGCTCACCACCGCCCAGCGACGGGACTACAAGTGGATCGAGCGGGACGGGGTCCGCGCCAAGAACCATCTGCTCGAGGCCAACCTCCGCCTCGTCGTGTCCCTTGCCAAGCGGTACACCGGTCGCGGAATGGCGTTCCTGGACCTCATCCAGGAGGGCAACCTCGGCCTGATCCGCGCTGTGGAGAAGTTCGACTACACCAAGGGGTACAAGTTCTCGACCTACGCGACGTGGTGGATCCGCCAGGCCATCACACGCGCCATGGCCGACCAGGCCCGCACCATCCGGATCCCGGTCCACATGGTGGAGGTCATCAACAAACTCGGCCGCATCCAGCGGGAGCTCCTCCAGGACCTGGGCCGCGAGCCCACCCCGGAGGAGCTCGCCAAGGAGATGGACATCACCCCCGAGAAGGTGCTGGAGATCCAGCAGTACGCGCGAGAGCCCATCTCGCTCGACCAGACCATCGGTGACGAGGGCGACTCGCAGCTCGGCGACTTCATCGAGGACTCCGAGGCCGTGGTGGCCGTGGACGCCGTGAGCTTCACCCTCCTGCAGGACCAGCTCCGCTCCGTTCTCGACACCCTCTCCGAGCGCGAGGCGGGCGTTGTGCGCTTGCGCTTCGGCCTCACCGACGGGCTGCCCCGCACGCTCGACGAGATCGGGCAGGTCTACGGCGTCACGCGCGAGCGGATCCGCCAGATCGAGTCCAAGACCATGTCGAAACTGCGTCACCCCTCGCGATCCCAGGTCCTGCGCGACTACCTGGACTGA